From one Caldichromatium japonicum genomic stretch:
- a CDS encoding BPSS1780 family membrane protein, translating to MSSLYRITYSGQLMPGHSQQAVVTELARTFHMTEDEARELVINGAGRVIKQGLDAAQAQRYRDALIAVGLEILVDPPLEAQGLSLNKGPSLTVDAGGLVPQALPTGRGWGWIADAWVLFKGAPLSWIIAIVLFMAIIMLVGLIPWIGWIASTPISTILTGGLMLGARAQEQGDGFKIEHLFAGFSTRTGPLALLGVVYLLLALLLALVLVALMMLMLGGSGLMSPDAMSTPEQIESQVSTMTALPVLVALLFAIPMIMATYFAPVLVVLDGVGVIESLKLSFLGCLRNILPFLLYGLIAFVLLFVGALPLFLGWLIVVPVLTIVVYTAYRDIFPGTARN from the coding sequence ATGAGCTCACTCTATCGCATTACCTATTCAGGCCAGCTCATGCCGGGCCACAGCCAACAGGCGGTCGTGACCGAATTGGCGCGCACCTTTCACATGACCGAGGACGAGGCGCGCGAGCTCGTCATCAACGGCGCCGGTCGGGTGATCAAACAGGGTCTCGATGCCGCCCAGGCCCAGCGTTATCGCGATGCTCTGATCGCTGTAGGTCTGGAGATCCTCGTCGATCCGCCCTTGGAGGCGCAGGGCCTGTCTCTCAATAAAGGCCCCTCCCTGACGGTTGATGCCGGCGGGCTCGTACCCCAGGCGCTTCCTACCGGACGCGGCTGGGGCTGGATTGCGGATGCCTGGGTGCTTTTTAAGGGGGCGCCGCTCTCTTGGATCATCGCCATCGTCTTATTCATGGCGATCATCATGCTGGTCGGCCTGATCCCATGGATCGGCTGGATCGCGAGCACCCCCATCAGCACCATCCTGACCGGCGGGCTGATGCTCGGCGCCCGCGCCCAAGAGCAGGGCGATGGGTTCAAGATCGAGCACCTGTTTGCCGGCTTCTCGACCCGAACCGGGCCATTGGCGCTGTTGGGTGTGGTCTATCTGCTCCTCGCCCTGCTCCTTGCCCTAGTGCTCGTCGCGCTCATGATGCTCATGTTAGGCGGCTCGGGCCTGATGTCGCCCGATGCCATGTCCACCCCCGAGCAGATCGAATCCCAGGTCTCCACCATGACGGCCCTGCCCGTTTTAGTGGCCCTGTTGTTTGCGATCCCTATGATCATGGCCACATATTTTGCCCCTGTACTCGTCGTCCTGGACGGGGTCGGTGTCATCGAGTCCTTAAAGCTCAGTTTCCTGGGCTGTCTCAGGAACATTCTGCCCTTCCTGCTCTATGGCCTGATCGCCTTTGTTTTGCTGTTCGTCGGCGCTTTGCCCTTGTTCCTGGGCTGGCTGATCGTGGTGCCGGTCTTGACCATCGTTGTCTATACCGCCTATCGCGACATCTTTCCGGGTACAGCGCGCAATTGA
- a CDS encoding transposase produces MPLLAICCNPGCTARDNRRVVKAVLWIMRTGCLWRDLPAELGHWHRTYVRFSRWREKGVWERVAAALQGDADMEHLFIDSTIVRTHSHSAGALKKRANRKSVACGAG; encoded by the coding sequence ATGCCCCTTTTGGCTATTTGCTGCAACCCGGGTTGCACAGCGAGGGACAACCGGCGCGTTGTCAAAGCCGTGCTCTGGATCATGCGCACCGGCTGTCTGTGGCGCGATTTGCCAGCCGAGCTGGGCCACTGGCACCGGACATATGTGCGTTTCTCGCGCTGGCGCGAGAAAGGTGTTTGGGAGCGCGTGGCCGCCGCACTGCAAGGCGATGCCGACATGGAGCATCTGTTCATCGACTCGACCATCGTGCGCACCCACTCACATTCTGCTGGCGCCCTAAAAAAGCGGGCCAACAGGAAATCGGTCGCTTGCGGGGCGGGTTGA
- a CDS encoding tetratricopeptide repeat protein: MNTVTQALALFKKGQQQEAEHQIQAILQRTPNDLQALQALGMMAAQTGRLDEAERLWRRCVELAPNQPANHINLANLLMGLGRINEAEGFYRRAIALVPQMPVAHYNYGRCLSALGRLDEAILAYRKALALQPAFFEAGVNLGLVLCEKEAYQEAEEVYRNLLNHHPETPELRVYLGDMMRLRGQPDKARLEYEAVLHKYPQHPRARLSLGLLWIDEHGLAKAAELIEPLIKETRLPKGDVLVALALLRARQGDQKTAIDLLSEAIRAGANRPQHYLTQAIWLAEIRNRDQALAVLEQSLALFGDKPPEILGQLIVNQRHLCNWQHWDERIKTLVERIKNTDRAIISPFVALSIPGLNSADLLKVARAFAKRFQPWVKQSAKLPQRVIKDISVSRIRIGYLSCDFHEHATAYLTAGVFERHDRKRFEIFAYSWGPNDDSAMRRRLLSAFDRFVEIGSLSHFDAASRIRADGIDILVDLKGYTRNARTEILALRPCPIQVNWLGYPGSMGASFIDYIIVDSITVPEDHASYYDERLAYMPHAYAPVDDVPVKLMTPTRADAGLPEEGFVFCSFNNPYKITPDIFDRWCNLLKDIEGSVLWLFAERESVKHNLCHEARLRGIAPERLIFASKVSHEKHLARLTLADLCLDTLPYNAHTTASDALRAGIPILTCLGETFPGRVAASLLTAAGMSELIVQDLDAYEAQARFLATHPDELIQLRERLRAGQHRSAYFDTERFTRNLEFLYQRMWEIYQCGHPPRLIAPK; the protein is encoded by the coding sequence GTGAATACTGTTACGCAAGCGCTCGCGCTTTTCAAAAAGGGTCAACAACAAGAGGCGGAGCATCAGATTCAGGCCATTTTGCAGCGCACCCCCAATGATCTACAAGCATTACAAGCGCTGGGGATGATGGCAGCCCAAACAGGCAGGCTGGATGAAGCGGAACGGCTATGGCGTCGCTGTGTGGAGCTAGCGCCGAATCAGCCGGCAAACCACATCAATCTTGCCAATCTACTCATGGGGTTGGGGAGGATCAACGAGGCGGAGGGGTTTTATCGCCGCGCGATCGCATTGGTGCCGCAAATGCCGGTTGCTCATTACAATTATGGTCGTTGTTTGAGTGCACTTGGCAGATTGGATGAGGCGATACTAGCCTATCGCAAGGCATTGGCATTGCAGCCGGCATTTTTCGAGGCAGGAGTCAATCTCGGATTAGTTCTGTGTGAAAAAGAGGCTTATCAAGAGGCAGAGGAAGTCTATCGCAATCTGCTCAATCATCATCCTGAGACGCCGGAGCTTCGGGTTTATCTTGGAGATATGATGCGATTGCGCGGTCAGCCTGACAAGGCACGCCTGGAATATGAAGCTGTGTTGCATAAATATCCACAGCATCCGCGAGCCCGGCTCTCGCTTGGGTTATTATGGATCGATGAGCATGGCCTTGCCAAAGCTGCTGAATTGATTGAACCGCTTATTAAAGAGACACGCCTGCCCAAGGGAGATGTCTTGGTTGCACTGGCATTATTACGCGCACGCCAAGGTGATCAAAAAACAGCTATCGATTTGCTTTCTGAAGCGATCCGTGCAGGTGCCAATCGTCCACAACATTATTTAACTCAAGCTATTTGGCTTGCGGAAATACGCAACCGCGATCAGGCGCTCGCGGTCTTGGAACAAAGCTTGGCGCTTTTTGGTGATAAGCCACCAGAAATTCTTGGGCAATTGATCGTCAATCAAAGACATTTATGTAATTGGCAGCATTGGGACGAGCGTATCAAGACGCTTGTAGAAAGAATAAAAAATACTGACCGTGCCATCATTTCTCCATTCGTTGCACTATCGATACCGGGTCTAAATTCCGCTGATCTGCTAAAGGTTGCTCGCGCTTTCGCCAAGCGTTTTCAGCCTTGGGTCAAGCAATCAGCAAAACTGCCGCAACGTGTAATAAAAGATATCTCTGTATCAAGAATACGCATCGGTTATCTGTCATGCGATTTTCATGAGCATGCCACGGCCTACCTTACCGCTGGAGTATTTGAGAGACATGACCGCAAGCGGTTCGAGATTTTCGCTTACTCTTGGGGGCCTAACGATGATTCAGCAATGCGCCGGCGTTTGCTTTCGGCATTTGATCGCTTTGTAGAAATAGGGTCACTAAGTCATTTTGATGCAGCTTCGCGCATTCGTGCTGATGGTATCGACATCCTTGTCGATTTGAAAGGTTATACTAGGAACGCGCGTACTGAAATATTGGCACTTCGCCCGTGTCCAATCCAAGTGAATTGGCTAGGTTACCCAGGCTCTATGGGGGCATCCTTTATTGATTATATTATAGTCGATTCTATCACTGTCCCAGAAGATCATGCCTCGTACTATGATGAAAGGCTGGCTTATATGCCTCATGCCTATGCGCCCGTAGATGATGTACCTGTAAAACTCATGACTCCAACACGTGCGGATGCAGGGTTACCAGAAGAGGGGTTTGTTTTTTGCAGTTTCAATAACCCCTATAAGATCACACCGGATATCTTTGACCGTTGGTGCAATCTACTTAAAGACATAGAAGGTTCTGTATTGTGGTTGTTCGCTGAAAGGGAATCCGTTAAGCATAACCTATGCCATGAGGCCCGTTTGCGAGGAATAGCTCCGGAACGTCTAATCTTTGCGTCTAAGGTCTCGCATGAAAAACACTTAGCACGCTTGACTTTGGCAGATCTTTGCTTGGATACCCTACCATACAATGCGCACACAACGGCTTCGGATGCGTTGAGGGCGGGCATCCCTATTCTTACCTGTCTGGGTGAGACCTTTCCAGGACGGGTTGCTGCCAGTCTATTAACCGCTGCCGGTATGTCAGAATTGATCGTTCAGGATCTAGACGCCTATGAGGCGCAAGCGCGTTTTCTCGCCACGCATCCTGATGAACTGATACAGCTTCGCGAGCGATTGAGAGCAGGACAGCATAGATCCGCCTATTTCGATACCGAGCGGTTTACACGTAATCTAGAGTTTCTTTATCAGCGGATGTGGGAAATATACCAATGTGGTCACCCTCCTAGGTTAATAGCGCCAAAATAA
- a CDS encoding FG-GAP repeat domain-containing protein, which yields MPFAAPAHNLLVDDIDGDGRPDLALTSHHQNYTQVFYQRAPRQFLPGRQIDAVGFHPGELMRYPFTTDRRLYIMNAEGVNRLLVFEPDRNGDLHLIAELGAKAPRSGTFFNWPAWGKGIALTPFAESAIYLVKDFDPLSGHFGGSAELPFRPSGTYAHAVSAADIDHDGSDELFFSNTLSNVVSIIRQPPPGAEPVIEPLWSFNPGGRPEKVIPADIDQDGDIDLLIPDATDKRPLDRTDINVLLNDGQGRFALAPIQFPSRHRSAGGITGIQELDFAKDRDGYGYIAAAGYEAVVFMRIPAGWKGETPQSRSVPLQGIQAITRACLIDIDGDGWLDLAFSRTHDQISGVILWGPLWEHAKQLVDEGVKID from the coding sequence TTGCCATTTGCGGCGCCAGCGCACAACCTGCTGGTCGATGATATCGATGGGGACGGGCGGCCAGACCTGGCCCTCACCTCGCATCATCAAAACTATACCCAGGTTTTTTATCAGCGTGCCCCCCGCCAATTCTTACCGGGCCGTCAGATCGATGCGGTCGGTTTTCATCCTGGTGAACTCATGCGTTATCCATTCACTACTGACCGGCGCTTATATATCATGAACGCAGAGGGTGTAAACCGGTTGCTGGTCTTTGAGCCCGATCGAAACGGCGATCTACACTTGATCGCCGAGCTAGGCGCCAAGGCCCCGCGTTCGGGGACGTTTTTTAATTGGCCGGCCTGGGGCAAGGGCATTGCGCTGACCCCCTTTGCCGAGAGCGCCATCTACCTCGTTAAGGACTTCGATCCGCTGTCCGGTCATTTCGGCGGCAGCGCCGAGCTACCATTCCGCCCCAGCGGGACCTATGCCCATGCGGTCTCTGCAGCTGATATTGATCACGACGGCAGTGATGAGCTGTTTTTTAGTAATACCCTTTCCAATGTGGTTTCAATCATCCGCCAGCCGCCACCCGGTGCTGAACCTGTCATTGAACCTCTATGGAGCTTCAATCCTGGTGGCCGCCCCGAGAAGGTAATCCCCGCCGACATTGACCAGGACGGCGATATCGATCTATTGATCCCAGACGCAACCGACAAACGCCCACTCGATCGGACCGACATCAATGTACTCCTTAATGATGGCCAGGGCCGATTTGCCTTGGCACCTATACAATTTCCTTCCCGTCATAGAAGCGCGGGGGGTATAACTGGCATCCAAGAACTCGATTTCGCCAAGGATCGGGATGGTTATGGGTACATTGCTGCTGCCGGCTATGAGGCAGTGGTCTTTATGCGTATCCCTGCGGGCTGGAAAGGGGAAACACCCCAATCGCGTTCTGTCCCGCTACAAGGTATCCAAGCGATCACGCGGGCCTGCTTGATCGATATCGACGGCGACGGCTGGCTTGATCTGGCCTTTTCCCGCACGCATGACCAGATATCAGGGGTGATCCTGTGGGGCCCGCTCTGGGAGCATGCCAAGCAGCTTGTTGACGAAGGCGTCAAGATCGATTGA
- a CDS encoding peptidyl-prolyl cis-trans isomerase, whose protein sequence is MDKRLLLLVSAFSFAIAYTWAQDNPPPSATSSPATPQQMPRVVMARINDREITVEEFMQFLAKNPTRVHEATTDAGKAQLLRELIEIHLLMQAMRDEGLIGSDAEPTNEELKKAFLKFSQKHFPPPPPPSEEAMRAYYEEHRSEFGIPAAVRLSQIQFRVKDPDSQEEKAAARKRAEEALARIKAGEPFAKVAAELTENTRYRETGGDVGFVKREGNAWLEQALRNLKVGEHTGVLESPVGYDILLLTDEREAVITPFEEVRNSIASQMQIEEQKKAKEKYVKNLARQAKIEIVLDELKDDYPHGVFPETER, encoded by the coding sequence ATGGACAAGAGGTTGCTTCTGCTGGTTTCAGCGTTTTCATTTGCAATTGCATATACATGGGCGCAAGATAATCCGCCTCCTTCAGCCACATCCAGTCCCGCCACGCCGCAACAGATGCCGCGGGTGGTGATGGCGCGGATCAATGACCGCGAGATCACGGTTGAAGAATTCATGCAGTTTCTTGCCAAAAACCCAACGCGTGTCCATGAGGCCACGACAGATGCCGGCAAGGCCCAGCTGCTCCGCGAACTCATCGAGATCCATCTGTTGATGCAGGCGATGCGCGATGAAGGCCTCATCGGTTCTGATGCAGAGCCAACCAACGAGGAACTGAAAAAGGCATTCCTGAAATTTAGCCAAAAACATTTCCCTCCGCCGCCCCCGCCCAGTGAGGAGGCCATGCGCGCCTATTACGAAGAACACCGCTCTGAGTTTGGCATCCCCGCTGCTGTTCGCTTAAGCCAGATCCAGTTCCGGGTTAAAGATCCTGATAGCCAAGAGGAAAAAGCGGCCGCCCGCAAGCGTGCTGAGGAAGCGCTGGCGCGCATCAAGGCTGGCGAGCCCTTTGCAAAGGTCGCTGCTGAATTGACTGAAAATACTCGTTACCGCGAGACAGGGGGCGATGTCGGTTTTGTCAAGCGGGAAGGCAATGCCTGGCTTGAACAGGCACTGCGCAACCTCAAGGTCGGCGAGCATACAGGCGTACTCGAATCCCCCGTCGGCTATGACATCCTCCTGCTTACCGATGAGCGCGAAGCGGTTATTACCCCATTCGAGGAGGTGCGCAACTCAATCGCCAGCCAAATGCAGATAGAAGAACAAAAAAAGGCGAAAGAAAAGTATGTCAAAAATCTAGCCAGGCAAGCCAAGATCGAGATCGTATTGGATGAACTCAAGGATGACTATCCGCATGGCGTCTTCCCAGAGACCGAGCGCTGA
- a CDS encoding PIG-L deacetylase family protein: MSILEHQFIPYRVEYRLGRGRVLVFAPHPDDEVLGCGGAIMRHVAGQDPVRVILCTDGALGLPPDHPPPIETRRQESRAAAQVLGYGEPIFWDWPDRGLIYGEPLIAQIQEAIADWPADLVYAPSCWEVHPDHLNLALACAEAIRRCERPIQLVFYEVGVPLWPNLLLDITDLSARKKQALECFASQMLQQDYSRQIAGLNAFRSYTLGPEVKAAEGYRVLSREALNAPPWDRLRLDSEEGLKDLAESLRLPCPPAEGAASSVPQLALRLEVQRLERELAAIRGSTSWRLTAPLRWLKRALSNRSRMGR; the protein is encoded by the coding sequence ATGAGCATCTTAGAACATCAATTCATCCCCTACCGCGTTGAATATCGCCTCGGGCGCGGTCGGGTTCTGGTGTTTGCCCCACACCCAGACGACGAGGTCCTGGGTTGCGGCGGGGCTATTATGCGTCATGTTGCAGGTCAAGACCCAGTGCGGGTGATCCTCTGTACTGACGGTGCCCTTGGGCTGCCCCCAGATCACCCCCCACCCATCGAGACCCGCCGGCAGGAGTCGCGCGCTGCAGCCCAGGTCTTGGGATACGGCGAGCCGATCTTTTGGGACTGGCCGGATCGAGGATTGATCTATGGCGAGCCCCTGATCGCCCAGATCCAAGAGGCGATCGCCGACTGGCCGGCAGATCTGGTCTATGCGCCATCCTGCTGGGAGGTCCATCCGGACCATCTGAACCTGGCGCTCGCCTGCGCCGAGGCGATCAGACGCTGTGAACGCCCCATCCAACTCGTCTTTTATGAGGTAGGGGTCCCCCTGTGGCCGAACCTTTTGCTGGATATCACGGATCTTAGCGCGCGCAAAAAACAGGCCCTGGAGTGTTTTGCAAGCCAGATGCTCCAACAAGACTATAGCCGCCAGATCGCCGGGCTCAATGCCTTTCGCAGCTATACGCTCGGACCCGAGGTCAAGGCCGCTGAGGGATACCGGGTCTTAAGCCGCGAGGCGCTCAATGCTCCGCCGTGGGATCGGCTGCGCCTCGACAGCGAAGAGGGGCTGAAAGACCTCGCCGAGTCCCTGCGCCTCCCCTGCCCGCCCGCCGAGGGCGCAGCGTCGTCTGTGCCACAACTCGCCTTGCGGTTGGAGGTGCAACGGCTTGAACGCGAGCTTGCCGCCATCCGCGGCTCGACCTCTTGGCGTTTGACCGCGCCACTGCGCTGGCTCAAGCGGGCCCTCAGCAACCGCTCCCGGATGGGCCGCTGA
- a CDS encoding transposase, which translates to MRHCRQGLRLGCPCRNGDRTGQPGGHPPRSNRLNPRSFNRHLYKNRNLIKRFFCRIQQFRRIATRYDKLASSSLSFVYLACTIA; encoded by the coding sequence GTGCGTCATTGCCGACAAGGGTTACGACTCGGATGCCCTTGTCGAAACGGTGACCGCACAGGGCAGCCAGGCGGTCATCCCCCACGCTCCAACCGACTCAATCCGCGCTCGTTCAACCGGCATCTCTACAAAAACCGCAATCTGATCAAGCGCTTCTTCTGTCGCATCCAGCAATTCAGACGCATCGCCACGCGCTACGACAAGCTCGCCTCGTCTTCCCTGTCGTTCGTTTATCTGGCTTGCACCATCGCCTGA
- a CDS encoding GNAT family N-acetyltransferase, which translates to MLNDWVESLKDLPASTILVTGFSAERFDYSLEQAGYLVITELLTDDDKAAMERGALPLPLSIRCDPMRSHSSLGALLFFDYHLHFLPLAFFNLAHDCLAPRGLLILIIHQDQDIPTDKINHRKIDYTHALAERCGFKAVDLSTHDIQINSAIILRKSAHPPRWRLEQLKETDIGDFAKLFKDAFDNEIDPALWHWKYAEGRGHGIIARRGERLVAHYGCTRRRAMYFGRPIIALQMCDVMVDPRERGVMTKQGAMFLTTATMLELYLGLQPADLPFGFPNGRHERLGEKLGLYAEVGRIAELRWSALRDHPRLYTRIRHLERDHAANQKLVAKLWQAMSRDLHEAIVVIRDWDYLVYRYLDHPVHRYEVMIVSSRFTGTPLGLIILRRLDDSVELVDLIAPLNHIHILVDQARRLTGRWRSSSLFCWISQQYIRHFATPDVLVKDPDISIPTNIWVDGPPVEQIKNRWWLMSGDTDFH; encoded by the coding sequence ATGTTGAATGACTGGGTTGAATCTCTCAAAGATCTGCCGGCGAGCACTATATTGGTGACAGGCTTTAGCGCAGAGAGATTTGATTATAGCTTAGAACAAGCTGGTTATCTCGTCATAACTGAATTATTGACTGATGATGACAAAGCTGCGATGGAACGCGGCGCTCTTCCTTTGCCTTTATCTATTCGATGCGATCCGATGCGATCGCATAGTTCCTTGGGTGCACTCCTGTTTTTTGACTACCATTTGCATTTTTTGCCCCTGGCTTTTTTTAATCTAGCCCATGATTGTCTAGCCCCACGGGGGCTGCTGATCCTAATAATTCATCAGGATCAAGATATCCCCACGGATAAAATTAATCATCGAAAGATTGATTATACACATGCATTGGCGGAACGCTGTGGCTTTAAAGCTGTTGATCTATCAACTCATGACATTCAAATCAACAGTGCTATTATCCTGCGCAAATCGGCTCATCCGCCGCGCTGGCGATTAGAGCAACTCAAAGAAACAGATATCGGTGACTTCGCTAAACTATTTAAGGATGCTTTTGACAACGAGATCGATCCAGCCTTGTGGCACTGGAAATATGCTGAAGGACGCGGTCATGGGATCATCGCCCGCCGTGGCGAGCGACTTGTTGCTCATTATGGATGCACCCGCAGGCGGGCGATGTATTTTGGTCGTCCGATCATAGCTCTACAGATGTGTGATGTCATGGTCGATCCACGTGAACGCGGGGTCATGACCAAGCAAGGCGCGATGTTTTTAACTACTGCAACCATGCTGGAACTCTATCTTGGGCTCCAACCCGCAGACCTGCCATTCGGTTTCCCTAATGGGCGCCATGAACGTCTTGGTGAAAAGCTTGGCTTATATGCTGAGGTTGGAAGAATCGCAGAACTCCGTTGGTCTGCCCTAAGAGATCATCCCCGTTTGTATACCCGCATCCGTCATCTCGAGCGGGATCACGCTGCTAACCAGAAACTCGTGGCTAAACTGTGGCAGGCGATGAGCCGAGATCTACATGAGGCAATTGTAGTTATCCGCGATTGGGATTACCTGGTTTACCGTTATCTCGATCATCCTGTGCACCGCTATGAGGTCATGATTGTCAGCTCTAGGTTCACGGGAACCCCTCTAGGGCTTATTATTTTACGCCGATTGGATGACAGTGTTGAGCTTGTAGATCTCATCGCCCCTTTAAATCACATTCACATACTCGTCGATCAAGCGCGGCGTTTGACAGGACGCTGGAGGTCCAGCTCACTATTTTGCTGGATTAGTCAGCAATACATCCGACATTTTGCGACCCCAGATGTGTTGGTTAAAGACCCAGATATCAGTATCCCGACTAATATATGGGTTGATGGGCCTCCTGTTGAACAGATCAAAAATCGTTGGTGGCTGATGTCAGGAGATACAGATTTCCATTAA
- a CDS encoding glycosyltransferase family 2 protein: MPAMRIVVSLTTLPERWHLLVRTLESIQRQTQPPAAIYLWLPRERFGEEVPQDYCFSGVDVRLSADLGPAMKLLPVLDIETDPETRIVTIDDDVEYPPGLIARLAELSNLYPDHALGFTGWVLDQPTAPTGVIHLNTSTMGSARFQPVHVLEGYRGVLYKRCFFDRAIWDHLNALSAFRWHDDILLSGYLGSRGIERLVCRYNPDPLQEAYHWKLNGDDIGLHTTTDWLEQGRSCVAYWLARDPCLFAPIIP, encoded by the coding sequence ATGCCGGCGATGCGTATCGTCGTCTCGCTTACGACCCTGCCTGAACGTTGGCACCTCCTCGTCCGCACCTTGGAGTCCATCCAGCGGCAAACTCAGCCACCCGCTGCAATCTATCTGTGGTTACCCCGGGAACGATTTGGGGAGGAGGTGCCGCAGGATTACTGTTTTTCCGGTGTCGATGTGCGCCTCAGCGCCGACCTAGGTCCGGCTATGAAGCTGCTACCAGTCCTGGACATCGAGACCGACCCAGAGACGCGCATCGTGACGATCGATGATGACGTGGAATATCCGCCCGGGCTAATTGCACGACTTGCCGAGCTATCTAATCTGTACCCAGATCACGCCCTCGGCTTCACCGGGTGGGTCCTCGATCAACCGACAGCCCCGACTGGGGTCATCCACCTCAATACCTCGACCATGGGGTCTGCCCGCTTTCAACCCGTCCATGTCCTTGAAGGCTATCGTGGCGTGCTCTACAAGCGTTGTTTTTTTGATCGAGCGATCTGGGATCACCTCAACGCCCTGTCCGCCTTTCGCTGGCACGACGACATCCTGCTGAGCGGCTATCTAGGGAGTCGCGGCATCGAACGGCTGGTATGTCGGTACAACCCAGATCCTTTGCAAGAAGCATACCACTGGAAGTTGAACGGCGACGATATAGGGCTGCATACTACAACTGACTGGCTGGAACAGGGCCGCTCCTGTGTCGCTTACTGGCTCGCGCGCGACCCCTGCCTTTTTGCACCCATCATACCCTAA